In Streptomyces sp. NBC_00448, the following are encoded in one genomic region:
- a CDS encoding dipeptide/oligopeptide/nickel ABC transporter permease/ATP-binding protein, whose translation MHLPSGFRRSPMAWTTAVMMASLLALALVGPLVWGAAADRPDPSAVLQGPSAGHPFGTDGLGRDLLARVLTATRPSLLLALAAVLLGASSGVLLGACTAVLGRRGRRLTAGLINLLLAFPALLVAMFLAVVFGAGAAGAVLALAAAGVPGFARLAQTLAAGVAGTDHLAAARVLGLRRHRLLWRHVLPNIAEPLLLSTTTATGTALVALSGLSFLGLGVQPPGYDWGLLLSQGLDRIYADPLPALAPGLAVLYAALAFQLLGEVLAGSVARRDPAARTPAPTPAPSSPAEDGLVLQVEDLTIELPTPDGPVRPVRGVSFSVRPGEALGLVGESGSGKSLTALAIADLLPYGARVSRRTLRLLGADLAALTPKERDRHLATGLAMIFQNPASALNPSLRIATQLTEAPRAHRGASRAGAAAQAADALRRVALSPALLRSRPHQLSGGQRQRVMIASGLMVRPGLIIADEPTTALDVTVQRQITRLLTDIRRDTSAAILFVSHDIALVGEFCERVLVMYAGGIVEALPADRLTDGARHPYTRALVASVPDLTVDRGRPLRTIEGAPPDPLAPAPGCPFEPRCPRRRDHCAEQAPPLEDLDAVHRVACWHPVPLAAIPEQVTAS comes from the coding sequence ATGCACCTTCCGTCCGGATTCCGGCGCTCGCCCATGGCCTGGACCACCGCGGTCATGATGGCGTCACTCCTCGCTCTCGCACTGGTCGGCCCGCTGGTCTGGGGCGCGGCAGCCGACCGCCCCGACCCCTCGGCCGTACTCCAGGGGCCCTCCGCGGGTCACCCGTTCGGCACCGACGGTCTCGGCCGGGACCTGCTCGCCCGGGTCCTGACGGCCACCCGGCCCTCCCTGCTGCTCGCGCTGGCGGCGGTCCTGCTCGGCGCGAGCTCGGGAGTCCTCCTCGGGGCCTGCACCGCCGTCCTCGGCCGGCGCGGCCGCCGGCTGACCGCCGGGCTGATCAACCTCCTGCTCGCCTTCCCGGCGCTCCTCGTCGCGATGTTCCTCGCGGTCGTGTTCGGCGCGGGCGCCGCCGGGGCGGTACTGGCCCTCGCGGCCGCGGGCGTCCCCGGATTCGCCCGGCTCGCCCAGACCCTCGCCGCCGGCGTCGCGGGCACCGACCACCTGGCCGCGGCCCGGGTCCTCGGCCTGCGCCGCCACCGGCTGCTGTGGCGGCACGTCCTGCCCAACATCGCGGAGCCGCTGCTGCTGAGCACCACCACGGCGACGGGCACCGCCCTGGTCGCACTCTCCGGGCTGAGCTTCCTCGGCCTGGGCGTCCAACCGCCCGGCTACGACTGGGGGCTGCTGCTCAGCCAGGGGCTCGACCGGATCTACGCGGACCCGCTGCCCGCGCTGGCCCCGGGCCTGGCCGTCCTCTACGCGGCCCTGGCCTTCCAGCTGCTCGGCGAGGTCCTGGCCGGGAGCGTCGCCCGGCGCGACCCGGCCGCGCGCACACCCGCGCCGACGCCCGCCCCGAGCAGCCCCGCCGAGGACGGGCTGGTCCTCCAGGTCGAGGACCTCACCATCGAACTCCCCACCCCTGACGGCCCGGTCCGGCCGGTGCGCGGCGTGAGCTTCTCGGTGCGGCCCGGCGAGGCCCTCGGGCTCGTCGGTGAGTCGGGCTCGGGCAAGTCGCTCACCGCACTGGCCATCGCCGACCTGCTCCCGTACGGCGCGCGCGTGTCGCGGCGCACCCTGCGCCTGCTCGGAGCCGACCTCGCCGCCCTGACACCCAAGGAGCGGGACCGGCACCTCGCGACGGGCCTGGCGATGATCTTCCAGAACCCGGCCTCCGCGCTCAACCCGTCGCTGCGGATCGCCACCCAGCTCACCGAGGCCCCCCGGGCCCACCGGGGTGCCAGCCGCGCGGGGGCCGCCGCGCAGGCCGCCGACGCCCTGCGCCGGGTCGCCCTGTCCCCGGCACTGCTGCGCTCACGTCCTCACCAGCTCTCCGGCGGCCAACGTCAGCGCGTGATGATCGCCTCCGGGCTGATGGTGCGGCCGGGGCTGATCATCGCCGACGAACCGACCACCGCGCTCGATGTCACCGTGCAGCGGCAGATCACCCGGCTGCTCACCGACATCCGGCGGGACACCTCCGCCGCGATCCTGTTCGTCAGCCACGACATCGCGCTCGTGGGCGAGTTCTGCGAACGGGTCCTGGTGATGTACGCGGGCGGCATCGTCGAGGCGCTGCCCGCCGACCGCCTCACCGACGGCGCCCGGCACCCCTACACGCGGGCCCTGGTCGCCTCGGTGCCGGACCTCACCGTCGACCGCGGCCGGCCGCTGCGGACGATCGAGGGGGCACCGCCCGACCCGCTCGCGCCCGCACCGGGATGCCCGTTCGAACCCCGCTGCCCGCGCCGCCGGGACCACTGCGCCGAGCAGGCCCCACCGCTGGAGGACCTCGATGCCGTCCACCGGGTCGCCTGCTGGCATCCTGTACCGCTCGCGGCGATCCCCGAGCAGGTGACCGCGTCATGA
- a CDS encoding ABC transporter ATP-binding protein/permease encodes MESGASPRSVTPGRQRWDVKLVRGRPRTAQILAAALSRVPGITEAQANPVTGGVLVRHDARMCATDVGRMVRRAVALVAEKPTGTEGVPPDGPAVEPAPPADCGPVALPALAAGGAVAAGISLIKGSALRRQLVAVGGVVAATAVVLRKDWHRTVDASRDAAGPGTERHPLLEIVGPHRRTLYRAAALSIACQAAETALGTFLGWTGLVLIKGEAAPLVSLGLTTASAQLWGLAGLVAAACAAVAGLSYASNLQWRRLGQDIEHDWRSRTYRQVQHLELRHLEGERTSRVAGTLTNDVGQLGAFFAGPANDVLQLGTSLALLVPAFLLLAPQIAWIAFLPIPVVAWLSLRHQDQAAAGYAVTGERRARLGSQVINSLEAGATVKSFCTEDYEAERIDTLSEAAQESSRQSDRSTIRHAETVRACTTASMAGTLLIGGLSVLNGTLRFEVFSPLIGLPQMLLMRMSRLGGIADQYQRTLASYERVQRLRALPVEADDGDGTLDLAEVRGELVLDGVTFAYPGRPAALEDLSLTIPAGQVTALVGATGSGKTTIAKLLMRFQDVESGRVLLDGQDVRDLRRHVLRQTIGFVAQDPFLFDGSIADNIRYGTFGASDEAVLQAAAMAEAHPFIATLPDGYDTLIGERGAALSGGQRQRIALARTMLKDSPVVILDEATSAVDNETEAAIQRTLRSFAADRTMIVIAHRLSTVRHADRIYVMDKGGIVAEQGTHDELLAQHGHYASLWQIQAGELAA; translated from the coding sequence GTGGAATCGGGCGCGAGCCCGCGCTCGGTCACGCCGGGCCGCCAGCGCTGGGACGTCAAGCTGGTGCGCGGACGGCCCCGGACGGCCCAGATCCTCGCCGCCGCGCTGAGCCGCGTTCCCGGGATCACCGAAGCCCAGGCCAACCCGGTCACCGGCGGCGTGCTCGTCCGGCACGATGCGCGGATGTGCGCCACGGACGTCGGCCGGATGGTGCGCAGAGCCGTCGCGCTGGTCGCGGAGAAGCCGACCGGAACGGAAGGCGTGCCGCCGGACGGGCCCGCCGTCGAACCGGCCCCGCCGGCGGACTGCGGCCCGGTCGCGCTCCCGGCGCTCGCCGCCGGCGGCGCGGTCGCGGCCGGGATCTCGCTGATCAAGGGGTCAGCGCTGAGGAGGCAGTTGGTGGCGGTGGGCGGTGTGGTCGCGGCGACCGCGGTCGTTCTCCGCAAGGACTGGCACAGAACGGTCGACGCGTCCCGCGACGCGGCCGGGCCGGGTACCGAACGCCACCCCCTGCTGGAGATCGTCGGACCGCATCGGCGCACCCTCTACCGGGCTGCCGCCCTGTCCATCGCGTGCCAGGCCGCGGAGACGGCGCTCGGCACCTTCCTGGGTTGGACCGGCCTGGTCCTCATCAAGGGCGAGGCGGCCCCACTGGTCAGCCTCGGCCTCACCACCGCCTCCGCTCAACTCTGGGGCCTGGCCGGGCTGGTGGCCGCCGCCTGTGCCGCGGTGGCGGGACTGTCGTACGCCTCCAACCTCCAGTGGCGCCGACTCGGCCAGGACATCGAGCACGACTGGCGGAGCCGCACGTACCGACAGGTCCAGCACCTCGAACTGAGGCACCTGGAGGGAGAACGGACCAGCCGGGTGGCCGGTACGCTCACCAACGACGTCGGGCAGTTGGGCGCCTTCTTCGCCGGACCGGCCAACGACGTCCTGCAACTCGGCACCAGCCTGGCCCTCCTGGTGCCGGCGTTCCTCCTGCTGGCGCCGCAGATCGCCTGGATCGCGTTCCTGCCGATCCCGGTCGTCGCCTGGCTGTCGCTGCGTCACCAGGACCAGGCCGCGGCCGGATACGCCGTCACCGGTGAGCGCCGGGCCAGGCTGGGCAGCCAGGTGATCAACTCGCTCGAAGCCGGTGCGACCGTCAAGAGCTTCTGCACCGAGGACTACGAGGCCGAACGCATCGACACGTTGAGCGAAGCGGCCCAGGAGAGCAGCCGGCAGAGCGACCGGAGCACGATCCGCCACGCCGAGACCGTCCGGGCCTGCACCACCGCGTCGATGGCCGGAACCCTGCTGATCGGTGGCCTTTCGGTGCTCAACGGCACCCTGCGCTTCGAGGTGTTCAGCCCGCTGATCGGGCTGCCCCAGATGCTGTTGATGCGGATGAGCCGGCTCGGCGGCATCGCCGACCAGTACCAGCGCACCCTCGCCTCCTACGAGCGGGTCCAGCGGCTGCGCGCCCTGCCCGTCGAGGCCGACGACGGCGACGGGACACTCGACCTCGCCGAGGTGCGGGGCGAACTCGTCCTCGACGGGGTCACCTTCGCCTATCCCGGCCGGCCGGCGGCGCTGGAGGACCTCTCGCTGACCATCCCGGCCGGGCAGGTGACCGCCCTGGTCGGCGCCACCGGCTCCGGCAAGACGACGATCGCCAAGCTGCTGATGCGCTTCCAGGACGTGGAGTCCGGCCGGGTGCTGCTCGACGGACAGGACGTCCGGGACCTGCGCCGTCACGTCCTGCGCCAGACCATCGGCTTCGTCGCCCAGGACCCCTTCCTCTTCGACGGCAGCATCGCCGACAACATCCGCTACGGCACCTTCGGCGCCTCCGACGAGGCAGTGCTCCAGGCCGCCGCCATGGCCGAGGCGCACCCCTTCATCGCGACGTTGCCGGACGGCTACGACACGCTGATCGGCGAACGCGGCGCCGCGCTCTCCGGCGGCCAGCGGCAGCGGATCGCCCTCGCGCGAACGATGCTCAAGGACTCGCCGGTCGTCATCCTCGACGAGGCCACCTCCGCCGTGGACAACGAGACCGAGGCCGCCATCCAGCGCACGCTGCGCAGCTTCGCGGCCGACCGGACGATGATCGTCATCGCCCATCGCCTCTCCACGGTCCGCCACGCCGACCGGATCTATGTCATGGACAAGGGCGGCATCGTCGCCGAACAGGGCACCCACGACGAACTCCTCGCCCAGCACGGACACTACGCATCCCTCTGGCAGATCCAGGCCGGCGAACTCGCCGCCTGA
- a CDS encoding ABC transporter substrate-binding protein, translating to MPRRTPAVVLATVLIASAVSLGGCGDGAASSTTTPLVDHGTVRIAESSETPSFDPYSSFGASQARYAYDSLVNLAPDGTMVTGLASSWRATATTATFVLRPGITCSDGTPLTASAVARALTYAGDPARQLAGARTVLPNVPFTARADDRTRTVSTTAAAPFPFLTRTIGQLPIVCPAGLDRPASLARATQGTGPYVLTRYTPGGPYEFTVRGGYSWGPAGATTAAPGIPAHIVISVVPQASTAANLLLTGGIEIADVTGPDRARLTGHGLSTTDIATVVGLTFFNQRPGRPLADRALRRAMVSALDRRGLADVAVGGRGRPATDFGAEGSLCHADVADANLPSQNAAEALRAAGWTRSGDGPLTKDGRPLRLRLITSPDLGPTLPSVAELMAREWTALGADVEQVTESLPALVNAMYGSADFDVVVGSTPGFALPVGFVPFFSGPTTAQGLNFAGVTDPEYDALVARALRETDTTGCGTWNRAAAALFRSADALPIADGRSSVYGYRTTFATSFGGQLIPTSIRLHQ from the coding sequence ATGCCCCGACGCACCCCGGCGGTCGTCCTGGCGACTGTCCTCATCGCCTCGGCCGTCTCGCTGGGTGGCTGCGGCGACGGTGCCGCCTCCTCGACGACCACTCCCCTGGTGGACCACGGAACCGTCAGGATCGCGGAGTCCAGCGAGACGCCGAGTTTCGACCCGTACTCCTCCTTCGGCGCCTCCCAGGCCCGTTACGCCTATGACTCACTGGTGAACCTCGCCCCCGACGGCACCATGGTCACCGGTCTGGCCTCCTCATGGCGTGCCACGGCCACCACGGCCACCTTCGTCCTCCGTCCGGGCATCACCTGCTCCGACGGCACTCCCCTCACCGCCTCGGCGGTGGCCCGGGCACTCACCTACGCGGGCGACCCGGCCCGCCAGCTCGCCGGCGCCCGGACCGTCCTCCCGAACGTCCCGTTCACCGCGCGCGCCGACGACAGGACCAGGACGGTGTCGACAACCGCCGCGGCCCCCTTCCCGTTCCTCACCCGCACCATCGGGCAGCTGCCGATCGTCTGCCCCGCCGGGCTCGACCGGCCCGCCTCGCTGGCACGCGCCACCCAGGGCACCGGCCCCTACGTGCTGACCCGCTACACCCCGGGCGGGCCCTACGAGTTCACCGTCCGCGGCGGATACTCCTGGGGGCCGGCCGGGGCGACCACCGCTGCGCCCGGCATCCCCGCACACATCGTCATCTCGGTGGTGCCCCAGGCCTCCACCGCCGCGAACCTCCTGCTCACCGGGGGCATCGAGATCGCCGACGTGACCGGGCCGGACCGCGCCCGGCTCACCGGCCACGGTCTGTCCACCACCGACATCGCGACCGTGGTCGGGCTGACCTTCTTCAACCAGCGGCCCGGCCGACCCCTCGCCGACAGGGCACTTCGCCGCGCCATGGTCTCCGCCCTCGACCGCCGGGGGCTCGCCGACGTCGCCGTCGGCGGCCGCGGCAGACCCGCGACCGACTTCGGCGCCGAGGGCTCGCTCTGCCACGCCGACGTCGCGGACGCCAACCTGCCCTCCCAGAACGCGGCGGAGGCCCTCCGGGCCGCCGGCTGGACCCGCTCCGGCGACGGCCCGCTGACCAAGGACGGCCGCCCCCTGCGGCTCCGCCTGATCACCAGCCCCGACCTCGGCCCCACCCTGCCGTCCGTCGCCGAGCTGATGGCCCGGGAGTGGACGGCGCTCGGCGCGGACGTCGAGCAGGTCACCGAGAGCCTGCCCGCCCTCGTCAACGCCATGTACGGCAGTGCCGACTTCGACGTGGTGGTCGGCAGCACCCCAGGGTTCGCCCTGCCGGTCGGCTTCGTCCCCTTCTTCTCCGGCCCCACCACCGCCCAGGGCCTCAACTTCGCGGGCGTGACCGACCCCGAGTACGACGCCCTGGTCGCCCGAGCCCTCCGCGAGACCGACACGACGGGCTGCGGCACCTGGAACCGGGCCGCCGCCGCGCTCTTCCGCTCCGCCGACGCACTGCCGATCGCCGACGGCCGGAGCAGCGTGTACGGCTACCGCACCACCTTCGCCACCTCCTTCGGCGGCCAGCTCATTCCCACCAGCATCCGCCTCCACCAGTGA
- a CDS encoding DUF5132 domain-containing protein yields the protein MPPVVPPFLVGLIVAPLAKRLLRPLVSGVVKTSVGIAMEVKKAAHEVGENINDLAAEVTADVVAAQISAGDTGARSGVTPPVAARVPMDEPVGHAEGSSRAPKPRASAGKAH from the coding sequence ATGCCGCCCGTAGTACCGCCCTTCCTGGTAGGTCTCATCGTCGCGCCGCTGGCCAAGCGCCTGCTCAGGCCGCTGGTGAGCGGAGTCGTCAAGACGTCCGTCGGCATCGCGATGGAGGTGAAGAAGGCGGCCCACGAGGTCGGGGAGAACATCAACGACCTCGCCGCCGAGGTGACCGCAGACGTGGTGGCCGCCCAGATTTCCGCCGGTGACACCGGAGCGCGCTCCGGTGTCACCCCGCCCGTCGCCGCGCGCGTCCCCATGGACGAGCCCGTCGGCCACGCCGAAGGGAGCTCAAGGGCCCCGAAGCCGCGCGCGAGTGCCGGAAAGGCGCACTGA
- a CDS encoding ABC transporter permease has protein sequence MSLPQLMRHPWAAFLGRRTLRLLVSLAVVLTASFSMIRLVPGDPVRAALGVDAAPDLVAARRHTLGLDAPFLSQYRHYLCGLLHGDLGTSLVTGTPVAELVRTRLPATLEIAGLAFLTTLAVALPGGLLAAVRTRDGRRPRTDLAFTAVTAGVAAVPDFVLAAGLTALLAVGLRLFPVAGAAGVESFVLPVLALSLAPTAILLRIVRVEALKVLNEDYLRTARSKRLSPARCYLRHAAPNTATAALTVAGSLLPALIAGTVLVEKVFAWPGIGSAMAQSVIAQDYPVVQAMVLVLGTTLLLAGLVVDVLLAVLDPRSAIREM, from the coding sequence ATGTCCTTACCCCAGCTGATGCGGCACCCCTGGGCAGCGTTCCTCGGCCGCCGTACGCTCCGGCTGCTCGTCTCCCTCGCGGTCGTGCTCACCGCGTCGTTCTCGATGATCCGCCTCGTCCCCGGCGATCCGGTCCGGGCCGCGCTCGGCGTCGACGCCGCCCCCGACCTGGTGGCCGCCCGCCGGCACACCCTCGGGCTCGACGCACCCTTCCTGTCCCAGTACCGGCACTACCTCTGCGGTCTGCTGCACGGCGACCTCGGCACCTCGCTGGTCACCGGAACCCCGGTCGCGGAGCTGGTCCGTACCCGGCTGCCGGCCACCTTGGAGATCGCCGGTCTCGCCTTCCTGACCACCCTCGCCGTCGCCCTGCCCGGCGGCCTGCTGGCCGCGGTCCGCACCCGCGACGGCCGCCGCCCGCGCACCGATCTGGCGTTCACCGCGGTCACCGCCGGTGTGGCCGCGGTGCCGGACTTCGTGCTGGCCGCAGGACTCACCGCGCTGCTGGCCGTCGGCCTCCGGCTGTTCCCGGTGGCCGGAGCTGCGGGCGTCGAGTCCTTCGTCCTACCCGTCCTCGCGCTCTCCCTCGCCCCCACCGCCATCCTGCTGCGCATCGTCCGGGTCGAGGCACTCAAGGTGCTGAACGAGGACTACCTGCGCACCGCCCGGAGCAAACGGCTGTCTCCCGCACGTTGCTACCTGCGGCACGCGGCACCGAACACGGCAACCGCCGCACTCACCGTCGCCGGCAGCCTGCTGCCCGCCCTGATCGCCGGCACCGTGCTGGTCGAGAAGGTCTTCGCCTGGCCCGGCATCGGCTCCGCCATGGCCCAGTCCGTGATCGCGCAGGACTACCCGGTGGTCCAGGCGATGGTGCTGGTGCTCGGCACCACCCTGCTGCTCGCCGGCCTCGTCGTCGACGTGCTGCTCGCCGTGCTCGATCCCCGTTCGGCGATCCGGGAGATGTGA